The Candida dubliniensis CD36 chromosome 2, complete sequence genome contains a region encoding:
- a CDS encoding V-ATPase F subunit, putative (Similar to S. cerevisiae VMA7;~In S. cerevisiae: subunit F of the eight-subunit V1 peripheral membrane domain of vacuolar H+-ATPase (V-ATPase), an electrogenic proton pump found throughout the endomembrane system; required for the V1 domain to assemble onto the vacuolar membrane.;~In C. albicans: putative subunit of the V-ATPase complex, which is involved in control of vacuolar pH; highly similar to S. cerevisiae Vma7p; interacts with phosphatidylinositol 3-kinase Vps34p.) yields the protein MSEAMEKRKLVAAIADEDTVTGLLLAGIGQISNEPGKESNFLTVIPGKTTVEQIEEAFTTFTSTRDDIAILLINQHLADLIRFKVDSFSNAFPAILEIPSKDHPYDPEKDSILKKVRKLFGE from the coding sequence ATGAGTGAAGCTATGGAAAAACGTAAATTAGTGGCAGCAATTGCTGATGAAGATACAGTAACGGGTTTACTTCTAGCCGGAATTGGCCAAATCTCCAACGAGCCAGGTAAAGaatccaattttttgaCTGTTATACCAGGAAAGACTACAGTCgaacaaattgaagaagCTTTCACCACTTTTACTTCAACTAGAGATGATATTGctattttattgataaacCAACACTTGGCTGATTTAATTAGATTTAAAGTCGACAGTTTCTCCAATGCATTTCCTGCCATTTTAGAAATCCCATCAAAAGATCATCCTTACGATCCTGAAAAGGATtctattttgaaaaaggtaagaaaattatttggagAATAG
- a CDS encoding conserved hypothetical protein (In S. cerevisiae: GFP-fusion of homologous protein (SGD:YGR021W) localizes to the mitochondrion), giving the protein MIRSLISRNSTRIRGINTNLTSVRFAGHSKWQNIRHDKAKNDARKSKEATLISGRIESCVRVGGKESNARLDQLLEKAKTLNVSKTVVEKAIKRGCGELTDTAQLQNVQYEFMGPGGVAIIVNALTDNKARTVSMVKNAMTYFQATLSPCSYMFDKMGEVIFLPKDNSENFDDVFEVALEIGAEDVEEFEFEDEFVPGKVHKFYRLLCDPTSINQVSNDLSSKGYKLHESAVRYLANSDSQVPFPEESSKGYSRAIDNLDQINDVTDYYTNIEEEHKERIVSSIN; this is encoded by the coding sequence ATGATTAGAAGTCTAATTTCAAGAAACAGCACGAGGATACGTGGCATTAATACAAATTTAACTTCGGTAAGGTTTGCTGGCCATTCAAAATGGCAAAACATTAGACACGACAAGGCCAAAAATGATGCtagaaaatcaaaagaagCAACCTTGATTTCAGGAAGAATTGAGAGTTGTGTGCGTGTGGGAGGAAAAGAGAGTAATGCTAGACTAGATCAATTATTGGAGAAGGCGAAAACATTGAATGTGCTGAAGACGGTTGTTGAAAAAGCAATCAAAAGAGGATGTGGTGAATTAACAGACACAGCACAACTTCAGAATGTTCAATATGAATTCATGGGACCAGGTGGAGTTgctattattgttaatgcTCTCACCGATAACAAGGCAAGAACAGTTCTGATGGTTAAGAACGCAATGACTTATTTTCAAGCCACGTTGAGTCCATGTCTGTACATGTTTGATAAAATGGGGGAGGTTATCTTTTTGCCAAAGGATAACAGtgaaaattttgatgatgtgTTTGAAGTTGCATTGGAAATTGGTGCTGAGGatgttgaagaatttgaatttgaagacGAGTTTGTCCCTGGTAAAGTACATAAATTTTACAGGCTCTTGTGTGATCCCACTTCCATCAATCAAGTCTCCAACGATTTGAGCTCCAAAGGGTACAAATTACATGAATCAGCCGTCAGATACTTGGCCAATTCAGATTCCCAAGTACCGTTCCCTGAGGAGCTGTCAAAGGGGTATTCGAGGGCGATAGACAATTTGGATCAGATAAACGACGTCACTGATTACTACACAAATATCGAAGAGGAGCATAAAGAGCGTATAGTCTCATccataaattaa
- a CDS encoding mitochondrial carrier protein, putative (2 probable transmembrane helices predicted for ZZZ3770 by TMHMM2.0 at aa 192-214 and 234-256), whose amino-acid sequence MEEYKLQSIPKESNHLLSDIKNFIKIDSNASFIAGGIAGAVSRTVVSPFERAKILLQLQGPGSQQAYQGMFPTILKMYREEGWKGLFRGNLLNCVRIFPYSAVQFATFEKCKDLMLHYNPRDTQQLNGYERLIAGSVGGIVSVAVTYPLDLVRARITVQTASLSKLNKGKMVRAPKVMETLKDVYKNEGGFLGLYRGIIPTTLGVAPYVAINFALYEKLREMMDNSPRDFSNPIWKLSAGAVSSFIGGVLIYPLDLLRKRYQVASMAGGELGFQYRSVAHALHSIFTTEGFFGAYKGLTANLYKIVPSMAVSWLCYDTLKDWINRW is encoded by the coding sequence atgGAAGAATACAAGCTACAGTCTATTCCCAAAGAATCAAATCACCTTCTATCTGAcatcaaaaattttataaagATAGACTCTAATGCTTCGTTTATTGCTGGAGGTATTGCCGGTGCCGTTTCCAGGACGGTGGTATCACCCTTTGAAAGAGCAAAAATATTGTTGCAACTACAAGGACCAGGATCGCAACAAGCATACCAAGGAATGTTTCCCACAATACTAAAAATGTACCGAGAAGAAGGTTGGAAGGGATTATTCCGAggaaatttattaaactGTGTTAGAATATTCCCCTACAGTGCTGTCCAATTTGCAACTTTTGAGAAATGTAAGGACCTTATGTTGCATTACAACCCTCGAGACACACAACAACTAAATGGGTACGAAAGATTAATAGCTGGCTCTGTTGGTGGGATAGTGTCTGTTGCTGTAACATACCCGTTGGATTTAGTCAGAGCTCGTATCACTGTCCAAACCGCATCACTTAGCAAGTTAAACAAAGGTAAGATGGTTCGAGCACCTAAAGTAATGGAAACTTTAAAGGATGTTTACAAAAATGAAGGTGGGTTCTTAGGGCTATACCGAGGAATAATACCAACAACTTTGGGAGTGGCTCCTTATGTAGCTATCAATTTTGCCCtttatgaaaaattaagGGAAATGATGGATAATTCGCCCCGTGACTTCTCAAATCCTATATGGAAATTATCAGCTGGTGCTGTTAGTAGTTTTATTGGAGGAGTATTAATCTATCCTTTAGACTtattaagaaaaagataCCAGGTAGCAAGTATGGCAGGCGGGGAACTCGGATTTCAATACAGATCGGTTGCGCACGCTTTGCATTCAATCTTCACCACCGAGGGTTTCTTTGGAGCTTATAAAGGGTTAACAGCAAATCTATACAAGATTGTCCCTTCAATGGCTGTTAGTTGGCTATGCTATGATACATTAAAGGATTGGATAAATAGATGGTAG